GGAGATGTTTCAGATGGAAATCGACAAGGAGAGCAGCAAGTGCACATTTCGCACCAGCCAAGGGAACTACTGGAGTCTGGTGGCCCacggaggcatccagactacaGCCACAGAAGTGTGAGTGATGCGCTCATTCCTACTGGGACAGGCTGATCATTATCTTAAATGTCAACCTTACATGTCTTAATACAGCCATACCCTTCTATGCAAAagcatttgctgtttttttgttctgtttgtattAGATTTCATTAGTTTATGAGAAAAGTCTGATCTTTTGCATTTTATGCGAACTGCAGTTCAGCAAACACGATGTTCGCAATGGAGTGGATTGGTCACAAGGTGGCGATAAAGGCCAACAATGGAAAATACATCTGCACCAAGAAGAATGGACAATTATTAGCTGTCAGTGACTTCATAGGTGAGATAGTTGGTCACTTTGTTCGCCCCTGCCTCGGTTTTATTTCTCTTTATAAAGATGCTGTCATCTTTTGTCAGGCGAGGACGAACAGCTCAGTGTGAAACTGATCAATCGGCCCATGTTGATCCTGCGAGGGGAGAATGGTTTCATCTGCCACCACAAGAACTCCAACACTTTGGATGCCAGCAGATCTGTTTATGACATTTTCAGCCTGCATTTCAGCAATGGCGCCTATCATATTAAAGGTCAGCACACGACACACCCTCTCAAACAGGGTGGATGCCGTATAAAGCTTCATTAAGGACACATACCATTCATTGTATACAGTATGGGCCACAATCAAGCCCCAAACATGTAGTCTGCATTTACAACTTTTGTAAACTAATAAAAAAGGACTCGTACCGTAACAGAATGCCCAAAATATAACACTGAGTACTTCATTGTGTAAAATGGCCAATTCCATGTTAAGAGTTATTGCTAAAGTGTATGTAATGCAAATTCTTGTTTTCTTGAAAGTAACCAAAATAATGGCATCACATTTTGGGTACAAATAGCTGTGCTGCCGTACCTAAAGCAGggtgtctgcatttttttttaatgacaaatagcagttttatgacttatttatttattaacttgttTCGCTTTTTTTtcaaccgagaacattgcaaaattgttaatgccaacatttaaattgtactttatttgcaaagcacatctccactcagtgtactcatttgtcattaaatacaggtgtcatgtttgaataggacacttgtaaaaatactaagaggtgaagaaAATATTATTTGGtcaactactcaacatcagctggtgagctacctgttggagacccctgtgactgtgcacactacgtgtttctgttgcacaacttcgacacacaactagtgttttgaggaAAAGCTATACgttttataatgataacaagagagcaagtttgttaagtgacactttaaaaaagtaagttgtgatgaggATCGATGTATCGCATGtacgtaatagccacttgtagctccaagctagctagatgccgccaaCCTGGCATATGAGTAAACAAacatgccagaaagtggaatgagattgaaatgtgagcgatcacacacgctggcattgatagggttagcatgtgacaagctgtcgtcaactgactacacattttacgggctattgttcattctcccgataataaaaaaaaaacaaagtgaaagtctacACGAGACGTGAAGGTGTCGCATACTTAGTCACATGCGCAagcgccagcaaggcagacaagtaattccggtgcatgcttatcaaaataaagcgcagtgaaacatttttctgATATTTTAAGTCGTTATCAAACTAATTGTGGCCAATATGCGTAAATAATAAGTTACATATATGTAAACATATAGAAATAGATATcatgtatatccatccattcaatatattacttaaaattgttttcaagtttataAACGCCCcttatttttaaggtgtggcggcttttattttgtagtggcgcaacgccacgatcaattacatgtagcggaatcCCTGCCAAAGGGTGGAGCTAGACGCACTGCAGTCTGTTGATATCAGGGATGGGCGTAATAATCAATTAGTCAGTTactgtaatggtaatggtttaattttatttgaacatgcatgcgagttacaatggaatacatcacataattcaattcacagttccacatgtccaaaaggagtaggaaaaagcaagcttatttaatcctacccatccgttccacatcttgtgcagtacatttattcacttcctgtattccttatgtgatttttttaacacataGAATAATATACAAACAATATGATGATttaattattaagatttttttcacaataaatacaacaatcagtataataataaataaataaatataaacagaGACAAgtgtaacaaaacaagttcaagtctcttctgccttgtattttgcaaacatcaactgcttgtattgttttttgaattcgctcattttgcatgcattgtttgagttccttactcaagccgttccataatttcattccacatactgaaatgctgtgggtttttagcgttgttctcgcatataagtgtttcaagtttagctTTTCCCtaaaatcatatttctcctctcttgtagaaagtattgtatgacatttttgggtaggaAATTTACTTTCAGATAACTTTAATATTGGTGATGGCACTTGTATTTTCTCTATATGTGGCaatatgaattatcctcactgatcttttttgcagtacattttacatttagcaagtaaagattgcttttatagttaccCCATACCACATATACCCATATTACtccatatcgccacacaataagttagacatggcaataccagagaacagtagagtgtggagtgatttttgatcaataacacattttgctttattttttccagctaattttttcatctatttacgATCCCCAGAtatttattttcgttcaccctttcaatgtccactccgtctatttgtatttggtcgcacatgtcctttctgctattctgccaaacagcattattttagttttactaaaATTCAAgtataatctgtttttatcaaaccatttttttatatggccatttcatccgtgactttttttaattagctcttgtgtgctttccccagaacaaaaggcagtagtatcatttgtaaataataccaactttaagtctttcatCACTGTACAGCTttcattgatatacaaattgaacagttttggtcccaatattgacccctggggtactccacacgtaatatttaaacttgcagatgtgtactGTTAATTTATTAGGTTAAGAATTAAGTTAAGGATTTTGGTGGATATGATCAAgttttgaggcaaaatggagtgcactcaAGAGCGACCACCAGTAGAGGTGCTATTGAAGAACATGAAGAAGAgacaaattgttattttattgtttgctcatttaattgtttgttgttaaaacaattgtaaaagaaaatttaaaaacttAGAAAAACacagagcgcagacctccacctagcaccatagttccccgcacattgtgattcacaccaaaataataatcctacattttttggatcagtctttgatcttttgtagaacctgttggaatcttgtcctgtatttttttttttattttacaaatgctctggccattttttgtggcgttatgtgcacaaatggcgaaaatggttctatctcacaatgttaaagaatcctttaaaaaaaaaaaatcccggctccagacggtgatctgggtcacccccaaaatgtaatcagtttttCCACATCCCATTTTCGACAATTCTTGAAAATTTCATcgaaatccattcagaacttttgaagttattttgaacacaaacaaacagataaacgccggcacaAACATAACCTCCGAACTGCCCTTGGAGGAAaacgcttggacacccctgccataattGATTGAATTTAGTCAAATGCCAGAGAATAATTTGAATTAAATGTCATGTTTGTCCTACAGAGATAATAGATGAGTTTTCTCAATAAAAGCTAGTTTGTTCATCTTCTATGTTGAATCCATTGCGTCACGCTATGATGATGTCACACTACGCTGACGCAGCTAGTATGCCACTAGCACACCCTGCAGGAGAAACACAAGCCAGAGCCATGTTTGCTCTtccactttgcttttttttttttttggaaaagtggTTTTAGTTCAGTGAAGGGAAATATTCCTACATCATTTTCCATGCTATTCCAACTTTGTTAGAACAGCCCCTCCTTCTCCCATGGCTGGTTGGAATAAGTTGTATGTATGGCCAACTGGCTTCATATCAATATCGATGTACCTATTATGACCACTTTaccaatctaatgagatccaatatcCAACCAAAAAACAAGCATATACAATATTTGTGCCCATATGGTGAAGTTAGTGTCTTTTGTACTCTGTAATTCGGTGCATTTACCCCACAGGTGTGACTGGTCGCTTCTGGTACGTCAACAGTGCTGGTCTGGTGTGTTCAGATGGTGAAGTCCCAGAGGATTTCAGTCTGGAGCTCCTGGAGCGAGGCCGTCTCGCCATCCGTGGCAAGAACGGCCAGTATCTGCGTGGAGACCAGGGAGGCACGCTTAAAGCAGATGGACTCAATCTGAGCAGCTCAGCTTTGTGGGAGTAttaatgcaagaaaaaaaacatacctgtGATCTCCTGTTGTCAAAGAGACATTTTCTATCCATAATGTGAACTTTAAGGTAGAAGATCAGCAATGAGGAGGAAACTTCTACTGCAATTAACATTTGATAAATAGGCATTCAAACAGTTGTCTGATTCTGGTTAGGgatttttctatgccgccttaCCTTTCTTCCTTAAGGAAACAAAGTGGTGCTTTAGTAAATGACTTGCCATTCACGGTAGTGTCATTTGAGAAAGACATAGTCGCCATTAAGGGAGAACGGAGGTCACCTTTTAGTCCCTCATTAGTGTGATGCAGGGAGTTTATTAACAGATGAGATCAGGTTTCTACTGCAGGCTAACTCTCATGTCCACTACATGTTAGCTGTTTTTGCATACTCTTGTTTCCTTTTAAGAAGAGGCAAAGTCGATTTACACGACTTTGTTTGTTCAAATTGTGTTGACATGCTCTAAGGGAGCATTCAATCTACTAGCTGTAGTTtattgcagtgtttcccacccGTTATTGAtccaaggcacatattttacattcgAAAAATCTCATGGCACACCACCAGAAAGAATTTAATCATTCTGCTTGTCACTATATGTCCCTGGTATAGATACATGAAAAAAGATATATTGTCATCAATAAATAACAACGCTTGGACCAATTCAGTAAATTTGGATAACTAAGTGTGCCGTGTCTCTGTGGTTGGGAATCACCACTCACGCCAGTATTATGAATTACCAGTGTTCTCGTGAGAATTTAGTGGGAAATTGTACAAATAGTAAGAAACGACGACCAATGCTGTACAAACCCCACAGACATGCAGCCCTAAAAACACTATTTTGCCATATTCAAATTTGCTAATTCAAGTAAGAGCAAACATTGCCTGCTTTTCTCTTTTCATGTCTGTGCTATGTATTGTGTATAAAATTCGATATTTTCTGTGATATTAGCCCACCACCATCAACACCTGGAGCAGTCCAACATAAAGAGCTCAATGCAGATCACaatttgtgtcattttttgACTGTTTGTTTTAATATTCCTTGCAAATTCTGTAAAATGAACCAATAATGAGTACatttttggtggaaaaaaagaaaaaaaatgctcattAAACCATCCAACATGTGTTGCTTCAAAACTTGAATATTGTGtgaatccaatccaatcccaATGGCTTTGAGTTGAAAGGCCAGGGAATCTAATTTAAGGTAATCTGCTGCCCCCTAATGGACTAATGGAGAAAGAGCCACTGCTGTATgtcatttagacttttttttttaatttcatataTTCACACTATTTATATACTTGTACGGTGTTACTTAAAAACTTtgctttttattaattaatgttgtaaacaataaatacgTCCTTCCGAATTGCTTTTAAATTATGGCAAAAtattgtgaggttttttttttgtcaaaatatagCATTTTCACTAGACTGTATgcttcattttgttgtattgCCGTTTTTAAAGCATCAAACTTGAAGAAAAAGTCTAGTGTCACTGCAATATGGATAAATACAACTTTCTGTTCCCTTGTCTAAATTCTGATGAAAATATACACATAAGATTCTGTATATCTTTATTTTGCTGTGTGTACAAAATCACTAACAAGCCATAATAATGAAGGTAATAGTTAAAAATAATAGTATAGTTCTCTTCGTTTAATGTAACATCATAAGACAAAGAAACACAAAGGCACAACTCACATTCGTGTGCGTGTAAAAGTTAGCTCTGCTTACACAGATGTTAAACAATATAGAGAGAATTTTCTCTGAGCTCTTGATAGACAGTGAGAAGACATGATGTCACCTGCCCTGTGGACACGCCCCCACTGAAGCTGCTTGAGATTCGACTTTGCTGGACCTGCTGCAACAGAGTCTGACATAAACAGCACAACATATTCAATTTAGAAAGAAAGGAATGCTTTAAAAGCTTCGTTTCCATTAGacatacaacatactgtatactgctatAAAAGCTcgacactgactactctaaagcacactttttcagcctgtgagctacttttaaaatgaccaagttccaaagatctacctcctactatgaatgtaaaaattacatatatttagtacatttatattaaaaacaaatttgagtacgtatttatgtacgttgtacatgtatatcaggggtgcagcagggtgcaagttacaagtcaaaatgatgtacctctttctataaaacatatacaaaatctaaccggtaaattTGGAAATACTATTATAAATATTAACAATGAGtacttcacattcacattttcaaagtttacaggtaatcagaGTAGTTGCGgtcataattatattcaatatggcaatgaaGATGGGGCCTCACGGTGGCctcgttagcatgttgaccacacagtcaggagatcgggaagatcagggttcgaatctccgttgggcatgtctatgtggagtttgcatgttctccccgtgcgttttctcggttttctccgggtactccgttttcctcccacattccgaaaacatgcatgttaggttaattggcgactctaaattctccatagacatgaatgattgtttgtctatatatgtatatactgtatacacacacacataaatgtgCCCTGCTGATGACAagtcccgcctctcgcccaaagtcagctgggataggctccagcatatccgcgaccctagtgaggataagcggcatagaaaatggatggatggcaatgaatataattacacataattcctcaatagttgtgtcaATCAAAATAGCTGCATAACGTTCATTACGAGAGAAAGTTCATTTATTctatccagttagcatttgctatcaaacattaccgatatacaacaatacaaaacaatataaaaaaaatacacttttttttttcccacattactagtcgctacaagtgaacagataacttttctTATggatataagcatcttaccgctgagttagtttatccataatcagaataataaagatgaaagttgtatctccgtgtgtagcttgtaACGCCGCGGGGGAGCAGGAGCGAATCAGAAAGCTTaacgtcagctgactgatgtcatatgacatgtaTAAAGTGATGTTTAcgtgatcgacccaaactaccttggcgatctaccggtagctcgtgaccgacgtaatggccacccgtGATATACTGCAATAAAATAGATGTAGAAATGGTCGTgggaggtgtactcacttttgtgagatactgtatcagTGTAAGTCTCACCTCGGCCCGTTGCAGTGCTTGCCTCACACATAAACTCTGCATCTTGATGGTAGAAGAAGACTTTTCCGGTGCTCTCTGCAGCAAACTCTGTGTCAAAGCACAGGCAATGtttattgaaaaatattttatccAGTGAAACGCTCTTAGACTCTAACATGCTGTTAATGTAtacacaaatatattttataaatgtgcttgtagtttgcagtggtgtttgtaatattatggttactttactaatatgtaaataatagtaatattattGGCTATCTTTAAATCATAAACAACTCTGCGTGACTGACTTAAATGTGTGGGTGCACAGCACCTAAAGAATTGTTTGTTGAGtctataaaattaatttatcatgCAATGTACAACAAGCCTAAATATAAGATGAGAAatctttttggaaaaatatctataagtccaatttttttaaatcatgttttcaatatcagttaAGTAACAACTcatagtagattgcaataaacAATATCATGTTTCTTAGCTGTTTGACAGTtatttgatgactctgcttcattgatcaccattatcttaaaattagcatcataacacCTCTGTTTTTTGCTAACAACTAACTTtccatagtgtgtgtgtgtgtgtgtgtgcgtgagagtgagagagagtgaTTGacagaaaagctctgactgaATAGAGGTTGTTTGGTGCCAGTTATTTTGCTCTTCTAGCTTTCCAAATAGTGtcattgccagcattatttaattggattcttatttgtgaatgtattaAGACTACAACTATTTACCTGTTGATagtagaacatgttattttagtcgACTATtgcttatgattttttttttactgagtaTTTTGCTGAGACAAAATGTGGCACTTTTTTTATAGCTTACATTGCATACTGCAGTATTTGTCTCGTTTTGTAAAAACACCacttatttgtggaaaaaaagcataatgtgttcatcaCACAAGATGTCACCTGACATTagcttgagggaagagctgctgtctatatcggtatcggttgacatcggtatcagtaatgaagtgttGATCAGTATATcggtaaaaagccaatattgagcatctctaaCTTAAATGTTACGGTAGTAATTAGAAACCTATCCGAACTAAAAAACGGTCTCAAACTTAATCCCATTCAGTATTAAAAATAAGCCACATAGTGTTTCTGCCCCTGATGTTACTAATATGTTACTACCACAAAAGGTTTTCAGAAACAGAAGCGTGTTTGTACCTTTACTCTACGCAGGACTGCATGATGCATTCCACACACGGCTGCCATAGAGGAGCTCTCAAACTGAATCTCTGTAATAGCCAGGAGCTCCTCCTCCGTCCCCACGTGTGCCTGTGCAAGACAGCCGTCACAGACACTGCCACTTTGAGATAACGAAACAATAGCTTTTACCTCTTTTGCTGTCAGCTTTATAATATGTCCATTTGGGGCTCGAGCATGGACCACCGAGTTGCTGAGGACCAACTTGTCTTTTTGCACCATCACCCCTTCATGAGCTTTACAGAGGAGCCATTTCAGCAGGGCGACGTCCACATTTGAAGGTGGTCTCAACATCAACGTGTCCCTCAATAACTGTGATGACACCTTGATGCTTGCAGAGTGCTGCAAGTTCCCTGCatcccctcctcctcttccactgAGGCGTGAGTTCAAAAAAGCTTGAATGTTGTCAATGTTGCAGTGTTGAGATGCAGCGTCTGTAGGACTGATCCCCTGCAGGGCATGCAACCAATCCACAGTCAGAGTGTTCAATGGCAAACTGACAAGACCTCTATTAGGTAGGCCTAACGCTGCCTCCTCTCCAAGAAGACCCGAGAGGGAGAAGACAAGCGAGCAGAAAAGTGTAACAGGGAAGGATGACTCTCCTGCAGAAGCTAAAGGCAGGGAAACCTCCACTTTACCCCCCGGATGGAGAGGATGGAATGGGAATGAATAATGTGTGGAGCAGCTTTCGCCTCTTTGGGAGTCACACAAAGGAGACACCGTGATGCTTAGTGTCCATCCTCGTTCCAGAACATAACAACTTCCATTATCCAGGATGCACTTCAAGTTGAGGGAGTCTTTCCCAAGCAATGTGCTCCAACAAGTGGTGGCGTGACAATGGATTGACTTTTCCTGGCTGTCTGCTCCATCGTTCAATAAGAAGCTGATGTTGAGTACCTGATTCAGTTGCTGCATGGTTTGGTTTTTGGATTTGATGGCAGCTTTTAGCACCGATGATCTAAAAAGGAACAAGTTAAGGTCTGTTAATATCTAGGCAATGGCACCAATTTTACAAGTTGCTTTTATACACAATGGATTTCAAATGAAACGTTTCATTTCATCTGATCAATTATAATAAGGTTAATAAGGTTGCTCATCTTTCCATAGCTGACATTATTTTCTTactctttagacagcaaaccaGTTGAGATTGAATTATCTGCCGGTCACAGACAAGTAGTTCACTCCATTGTGCCTTAATTACTTCAAAACAGTTTAAACCAGTTCCACATGAGATACATTTGTGATGATAGATTAAGTCAAGGGTgaacaaactttttccacagagtgcCGCACACTGAAAAGTaaatattttatgatttttttttgctaatttagtagaaaaattaagtaaataaaaataaaaatatgcaatttgcgatgaaaaaaaacaaaaaaacggcgATTTGGCGAGGGCTGCACCGATCCCAAATAGGAGTTTAAAGAGGATCGCTTCAAGGTAGGTGTGATCACTTTAGAGTATAGGCCTTTTGATGATGCatctttaataaaaataaatatatttaaagacaaagctttgtgttattaatagtTATTGGTacaaacatttcagccttttatcattttacaatgtgccgcgggccgcacaTGGTCCCCAGGCTGTACTTTGGACAACCTAGGATTGAGTGATTCATATGGGCATCTCTACTTGATAGTTGTAAACTTTGATCTTACAAGATAGGTTAATAAAAACTTGAAAGATTGTGCACATTTCCAGCTTCTATAGTTAGTGTCCACCAAGTTTGGTAATGAATTGGTAATGAAGTTGGTGCTGTTGGGGGATAACACAACTCCAGCTTAATCCCATACAGTATTAAAAAGAAGCCACAGCGTCTTTCTGCCCCTTAACATGTTTGGAAATATGTTACTACTACAAAAAGGTTTCCAAAACAGAACGTACCTTTCATAAATGTCTCCTATAGCTGCCAGGACATCTTTGATGCTGCGGCCAACATGTGAAGAAGCAAGATTGGACGATGATGCATCCTGCCCCCTTATAGGTAAGATAATCTTCTGGAGCTGCCCCCT
This sequence is a window from Dunckerocampus dactyliophorus isolate RoL2022-P2 chromosome 2, RoL_Ddac_1.1, whole genome shotgun sequence. Protein-coding genes within it:
- the faap100 gene encoding Fanconi anemia core complex-associated protein 100 isoform X1: MEGRCVVETLTKFGFSSDPCILKVGSCLWNDVFLCTGDDEVYAFNSQDRKLKAIVHFPAPVSDLAVDDDKQILYVACWKGVYGVCLSSLLCRVQSPDTSSCPSHVKVSDDHFVIGEGVLALLLINSTLLNITQRDTSWLLTLHKIAEESIFSSYEMLGSFKLPVVSDTVHHSTDKCRRPLLLCVHSADTDASSDGLSSNHIYLGAILFKLLFGIDAALAKSPVIFCGLPDGRLCFTPQRVPGSQLKVLHSLEQPVVFVGAFAGCLVAVGEQGRVVLITSQQAGPEGGGLRAAFSEVCIPGPVVCACLDGQSLYYSTGSDLLVLDLSLRSTGGSESAKGEVGSSNKRDGALYQPTSLNVCGVIALVQHASNTAGEAQLLGLSSRGQLQKIILPIRGQDASSSNLASSHVGRSIKDVLAAIGDIYERSSVLKAAIKSKNQTMQQLNQVLNISFLLNDGADSQEKSIHCHATTCWSTLLGKDSLNLKCILDNGSCYVLERGWTLSITVSPLCDSQRGESCSTHYSFPFHPLHPGGKVEVSLPLASAGESSFPVTLFCSLVFSLSGLLGEEAALGLPNRGLVSLPLNTLTVDWLHALQGISPTDAASQHCNIDNIQAFLNSRLSGRGGGDAGNLQHSASIKVSSQLLRDTLMLRPPSNVDVALLKWLLCKAHEGVMVQKDKLVLSNSVVHARAPNGHIIKLTAKEVKAIVSLSQSGSVCDGCLAQAHVGTEEELLAITEIQFESSSMAAVCGMHHAVLRRVKSLLQRAPEKSSSTIKMQSLCVRQALQRAETLLQQVQQSRISSSFSGGVSTGQVTSCLLTVYQELRENSLYIV
- the faap100 gene encoding Fanconi anemia core complex-associated protein 100 isoform X2, producing MEGRCVVETLTKFGFSSDPCILKVGSCLWNDVFLCTGDDEVYAFNSQDRKLKAIVHFPAPVSDLAVDDDKQILYVACWKGVYGVCLSSLLCRVQSPDTSSCPSHVKVSDDHFVIGEGVLALLLINSTLLNITQRDTSWLLTLHKIAEESIFSSYEMLGSFKLPVVSDTVHHSTDKCRRPLLLCVHSADTDASSDGLSSNHIYLGAILFKLLFGIDAALAKSPVIFCGLPDGRLCFTPQRVPGSQLKVLHSLEQPVVFVGAFAGCLVAVGEQGRVVLITSQQAGPEGGGLRAAFSEVCIPGPVVCACLDGQSLYYSTGSDLLVLDLSLRSTGGSESAKGEVGSSNKRDGALYQPTSLNVCGVIALVQHASNTAGEAQLLGLSSRGQLQKIILPIRGQDASSSNLASSHVGRSIKDVLAAIGDIYERSSVLKAAIKSKNQTMQQLNQVLNISFLLNDGADSQEKSIHCHATTCWSTLLGKDSLNLKCILDNGSCYVLERGWTLSITVSPLCDSQRGESCSTHYSFPFHPLHPGGKVEVSLPLASAGESSFPVTLFCSLVFSLSGLLGEEAALGLPNRGLVSLPLNTLTVDWLHALQGISPTDAASQHCNIDNIQAFLNSRLSGRGGGDAGNLQHSASIKVSSQLLRDTLMLRPPSNVDVALLKWLLCKAHEGVMVQKDKLVLSNSVVHARAPNGHIIKLTAKEAHVGTEEELLAITEIQFESSSMAAVCGMHHAVLRRVKSLLQRAPEKSSSTIKMQSLCVRQALQRAEGRGYAGAYPS